In Deltaproteobacteria bacterium, the genomic window TCTCACCGCGAGTGCTTCGTACATCGCCGTACCAGCAGCCATGCGTCAGGCCTTGCCGCAAGCGAATCCTTCGATTTATGTGACGTTGTCATTGGGAGTAACCTTTCCGTTTAACGTGATGCTAGGAATTCCCTTGTGCTTCACTCTTGCACAACTGCTGGTGAAATCGTAAAGAATCGGCCAGTATGCAGATGCATCGGAAAAAGAAGGTTGAAATGATCGTCGACTCAGCATGCGCCCCGCAACTGCTGAAAATGTGCGAACGCGTCGGTGCAAAAGGCTATACCGTCGTGCCGAATGCCTCAGGCAAAGGCAATCGCGGCGTACGTGGGGTCGGAGATTTGTTCGATATTTTCCGCAACGTGCTTATCATTGTGATTGCGAGCGAGGAAATTGCGACACGCATTGTCGAAGAGTCTCAGCCGCTGCTGCAACACTATGCGGGCATCATCTATACGTCCGATGTTGAAGTCATACGTGACGAACATTTCTAGTGCCGCTACTGAGCGCTTGTGCGTTCAGCACAGACAAGCCAGAATATGGCAATGAATTCCTACGATTGCGTCGTCATTGGCACTGGAGGTGTCGGAAGCGCGGCGCTGTACTATCTCGCGGAGCGTGGCACACGCGTCCTCGGACTAGACCGGTTTCCACCAGGGCATGATCGCGGCAGTTCACACGGTGATACCCGCATTATCCGTTTGGCCTATTTTGAACATCCAGATTATGTTCCCCTACTCCGTCGCGCCTATACGTTGTGGGCCGATCTTGAAAACGCTTGCGGCCAACAGTTGTACAGAGAAGTTGGGTTGGTTGAGATCGGTCCACCAGATGGCGAGGTCGTCCCTGGTGTGTTGCGTAGCGCCCAAGAGCACAGTCTGCAGGTCCAATCTCTCTCGCCAGGTGAGTTTGCTCGGCGCTTTCCGGGTTTTCAACTGCCTGAGACCATGCGTGCAGTCTTTGAACAAAAGGCTGGATACCTTGCTGTGGAAACGTGCGTGCGCAGTGACACCAGCGCAGCGCAAAAACGTGGAGCAACCCTGCATAGTGATGAAACAGTGTTAACCTGGAAGCCGGAAGGCAACGGCGTTGTCGTAGCAACAGACAAAGGTCACTACACTGCTGCCCGTTTGATTATCACACCTGGTGCGTGGGCACCGCGGTTCCTTGCCGACGTTGGCCTCCGCTTTGAGATCCGTCGTAAGTCGTTATTCTGGTATGATGCACCGTCTGTCTATCACGCGGATCAGCGGTGCCCAGCTTTTCTCTACGAGACCCCGACCGGCGCGTTCTACGGTTTTCCCCAGAGTGACGAGTGGGGCTTGAAAGTCGCTGAACACTCCGGCGGCCAGGTTATCGACGAGCCGTTGAACGTGGATCGCAGCATCAACCCGCACGACCGTCGGCAAGTGGAAGATTTTCTTGCGCAGTATCTGCCTGGCGTATCGCGCACGTTACGGAAGCACGTTGTGTGCATGTACACCATGAGTGCAGATTCACATTTTGTCGTCGATCGTCATCCACAATATCCACAGGTAGCGTTTGTCGCCGGCCTTTCCGGGCATGGATTCAAATTTGCGAGCGTTTTAGGCGAGATACTGGCTGACCTGGCACGCGATGGACGAACGACCTTGCCCATCGAGTTTCTCCGCTGTAGTCGCCCGACGTTGAAGTTGAATTAACGTGGCGCAAGTGCCACCAGGCAGCGCTCATCGGCACCGAGCCCGCCATCCGATCGCAGAGGCACGATACAGACATGATTCGCGCCGACGCGAAATTGCGCATCGATCCGTTCGCGAATTTGCCCTTCATTGCCCCAGGCAATGATTGCATCAATCAAACGGTCACTGCCTCCGTTGGCGAAATCTTGCTCGGCGAAACCCAATTTACGCAACCGCTGCAGATAGTGTTCGATTGCCAGATAGATCTGCATATAGCGACGGGCGCCAGCACGCGCCTTCGCGGCATCGCTTTCCATCATCACAAGTTGTACCGCAGCGAGCCAGGGCTTGGGACCGAGCGCCTTACGGTAGCCAGCAACTTGTTCAGTAGTTGTAAAATACGTCAGCGTGCCGTGTGTCTCTGTAGCTGCTAACTCCAGCATCTTCGGCATCATTGCCGCAATGACGATAGGCGGCTCTTCCTTTGGCGTGGGCGCGTTGTAAGGCGCGGCTTTCATCTTTGCGATGTAGTCACGCATGAACGCAACGGGCTTCTCGTAGCCAATGCCACGTCGCGCGTTGTATGTCTTGTTGCTCACCCCAAGTCCAAAGATGAAGCGGTTGCCGAAGAATTCACTCATGGCCCGCGCGGCACCCATCGCCGCAATCGGTTCGTAGCTATATGCGATCGCAACGCCAGTCCCGACAACTACACGCTCGGTTTGGCTCAGGACGTAGGTCGACAGCGAAAAGATTTCGCGTCCCATGACCTCGGGCACCCATAACGCGTCGTAGCCCAACTGCTCCACCTTGCGTGCGAATGGTCCAACCTCGGGACCACGTAATGTATCGAAAAAGCCTAATACTCCGTGTTTTGGCAGTTCCATAATGCCTCCATAGTGAAGCGAACGTTCTCGGTACTTCCACATTACCTGACGCGACAGGTCGCTCCGGGTTTGCTCCCTTGCCTGAAAGTGTGTATCACCATGAGCAAAGGTGGGATAGTTCGCCGCCGTTTTCTGCATTACAGTAGTCACGGAATAGAGTAGAGGAGGATAACGATCGTGCGTGCTACGACTCAGCTGCGACAGATGTTGAATGAACCGGGGACAATCGTCGCTCCGGGAGCATATGATGGTCTCTCAGCTCGCTTGATTGAACGGCATGGGTTTCGGGCGGTGTACATGACCGGCGCTGGTACGGCAGCGTCAGCCATCGGACATGCCGATGTCGGCCTTGTGACGCAGACAGAGATGGCAACCCACGCTGGACGAATCGCCAGTTGCGTGGCCCTTCCGTTGATCGCCGACGCAGATACTGGTTACGGTAATGCACTGAATGTGATCCGCACAGTACGTGAGTATGAACGGGCCGGGGTTGCTGGCATGCACCTCGAAGACCAGGTCTTTCCCAAGAAATGTGGTCATATTGCAGGTAAAGCTGTCATTCCCATGCACGAGTTCGCCGAGAAAATTCGTGCCGCCGCGGAAAATCGCCGCGACCCGGATTTTGTCATCATTGCACGGACGGATGCACGGGCGGTGAATGGTCTTGATGACGCGATTGAACGTGGGCTGCGGTATCGCGAAGCAGGCGCTGATGTCATCTTTGTCGAAGCCCCACAGAGTCGCGAAGAGATCGAACGGGTTGCGCGCGCTATCAAAGCGCCGCTCTTGAGCAACCAGGTACCCGGAGGCAAAACCCCACCGCTGACAGTGACTGAACTGGAAAAGCTCGGATATAAGATCGTCATTTTCCCGGTGGTAGGCCTGATGGCAGCAACATTAGCTATCGAAGACGCTCTGAAAGGGTTACGCGAACGAGGAACTGATTCATCGGGCGAACGTATTCTCAGTCCTATGGATATTTTCAAGAAAGTTGGCATTGACTGGTGGTTGGAACAGGAAAGTAAGTATACGAGCCCCGTGTAACACACAACGCTCACGGTCAATTCAGGCAGCAGCAAAGGAGGATAAGTCATGAGCAAGAAAGAAGTCGTCATCCCCAAAGGTCAGGAACATTATTATGAACAGTTTCATTTCGCACCGGCAGTGAAAGATGGCAATCGCTTGTACTGCTCTGGTGTCATCGGAGTTGGCCCTGGCGGCAAGCCCGCCGCAGATCCAGAAACACAGTTCACCCACGCATTTGAGTCATTGAAGTCGGTGTTGACCACCGCAGGCGTGACGTTTGATGAAGTCATTGAAATGACCACGTTTCACGTCGGTCTGCAAAAGAATCTGGCCGCTTTCATGAAGGTAAAGGATAAGTACATGAACGCCCCCTACCCTTCATGGACCGCGATTGGCATCACCGAACTCGCTTTCCCTGGTGGACTCGTGGAAATCAAGGTCATTGCCAGGCTCAATGCGTAGCAGTGATTGCGGCCAGGCGCTGGAGAAAC contains:
- a CDS encoding TIGR03620 family F420-dependent LLM class oxidoreductase, encoding MQKTAANYPTFAHGDTHFQAREQTRSDLSRQVMWKYRERSLHYGGIMELPKHGVLGFFDTLRGPEVGPFARKVEQLGYDALWVPEVMGREIFSLSTYVLSQTERVVVGTGVAIAYSYEPIAAMGAARAMSEFFGNRFIFGLGVSNKTYNARRGIGYEKPVAFMRDYIAKMKAAPYNAPTPKEEPPIVIAAMMPKMLELAATETHGTLTYFTTTEQVAGYRKALGPKPWLAAVQLVMMESDAAKARAGARRYMQIYLAIEHYLQRLRKLGFAEQDFANGGSDRLIDAIIAWGNEGQIRERIDAQFRVGANHVCIVPLRSDGGLGADERCLVALAPR
- the solA gene encoding N-methyl-L-tryptophan oxidase, which produces MAMNSYDCVVIGTGGVGSAALYYLAERGTRVLGLDRFPPGHDRGSSHGDTRIIRLAYFEHPDYVPLLRRAYTLWADLENACGQQLYREVGLVEIGPPDGEVVPGVLRSAQEHSLQVQSLSPGEFARRFPGFQLPETMRAVFEQKAGYLAVETCVRSDTSAAQKRGATLHSDETVLTWKPEGNGVVVATDKGHYTAARLIITPGAWAPRFLADVGLRFEIRRKSLFWYDAPSVYHADQRCPAFLYETPTGAFYGFPQSDEWGLKVAEHSGGQVIDEPLNVDRSINPHDRRQVEDFLAQYLPGVSRTLRKHVVCMYTMSADSHFVVDRHPQYPQVAFVAGLSGHGFKFASVLGEILADLARDGRTTLPIEFLRCSRPTLKLN
- a CDS encoding RidA family protein, encoding MSKKEVVIPKGQEHYYEQFHFAPAVKDGNRLYCSGVIGVGPGGKPAADPETQFTHAFESLKSVLTTAGVTFDEVIEMTTFHVGLQKNLAAFMKVKDKYMNAPYPSWTAIGITELAFPGGLVEIKVIARLNA
- a CDS encoding isocitrate lyase/PEP mutase family protein, encoding MLNEPGTIVAPGAYDGLSARLIERHGFRAVYMTGAGTAASAIGHADVGLVTQTEMATHAGRIASCVALPLIADADTGYGNALNVIRTVREYERAGVAGMHLEDQVFPKKCGHIAGKAVIPMHEFAEKIRAAAENRRDPDFVIIARTDARAVNGLDDAIERGLRYREAGADVIFVEAPQSREEIERVARAIKAPLLSNQVPGGKTPPLTVTELEKLGYKIVIFPVVGLMAATLAIEDALKGLRERGTDSSGERILSPMDIFKKVGIDWWLEQESKYTSPV